From the Chloroflexus aurantiacus J-10-fl genome, one window contains:
- the trmB gene encoding tRNA (guanine(46)-N(7))-methyltransferase TrmB — translation MGRGRYPARLYVTAPPPEIAARYYRSWPAKELYHTPEHFPPVSAEGLFGYNAPLTLEFGCATGEYLCALAAAQPSSCFVGIDIVAKPLYRAVERAVAGNLSNILFIHADARLIYQRIPTAALHSIILHFPPPLLRNRQRNQLLVSPQLLECAARTLVPGGYLSFLTDHPALFALMQELLPAFPALRATPASVEELAVFESHYHRRWAARGRTISGLRIERVMED, via the coding sequence ATGGGAAGAGGTCGCTATCCAGCTCGCCTGTACGTTACTGCGCCACCACCTGAGATTGCGGCGCGCTACTATCGTTCGTGGCCGGCAAAAGAACTTTACCATACGCCGGAACACTTTCCACCCGTGAGCGCGGAGGGGTTGTTTGGCTACAATGCACCACTGACGCTCGAATTTGGCTGTGCAACTGGTGAGTACTTGTGTGCACTGGCAGCCGCCCAGCCATCCTCTTGCTTTGTGGGCATCGATATTGTTGCCAAGCCGCTCTACCGCGCCGTTGAGCGGGCCGTGGCAGGAAATCTCTCGAACATCCTGTTCATTCATGCCGATGCCCGGCTTATTTATCAGCGCATCCCTACTGCCGCATTGCACAGCATTATTCTCCACTTTCCACCACCACTCCTGCGTAATCGTCAGCGCAATCAGTTACTCGTTTCGCCGCAATTGCTGGAGTGTGCGGCGCGCACGCTCGTTCCTGGCGGCTATCTCAGCTTTCTCACCGATCATCCGGCCCTCTTCGCCTTGATGCAAGAACTCTTACCCGCCTTTCCTGCGCTGCGTGCCACACCGGCTTCGGTAGAGGAGCTGGCAGTCTTCGAGTCGCATTACCATCGCCGCTGGGCCGCTCGTGGCCGCACGATTAGCGGTCTACGGATCGAGCGGGTGATGGAGGACTAG
- a CDS encoding DedA family protein produces MGRILEQLGLWIESIILAIGYPGITLVMLAENLFPPIPSELVMPFAGFLVGRGEMNLFLAIAAGTLGSVLGAIVLYYIGMLAGEPLVRPFFRHYGRFFLLSEQDLDKALNAFTTHGEIIVLGGRVIPIIRSLISLPAGMNRMPLSRFLLFTTIGSTIWTSLLTIGGVILGANWEFVIEIVDQYQKLVLVALAIAVVVFVVQRLRGLRKPMLPQSE; encoded by the coding sequence ATGGGTCGAATACTGGAACAACTCGGATTGTGGATTGAGAGTATTATTCTCGCCATCGGCTATCCTGGCATTACGCTGGTCATGCTCGCCGAAAACCTCTTTCCTCCTATCCCGTCTGAGCTGGTAATGCCGTTTGCCGGCTTCCTGGTAGGGCGCGGTGAGATGAACCTCTTTCTGGCTATTGCCGCGGGAACGCTCGGTTCAGTTCTGGGTGCAATTGTCCTCTACTACATTGGCATGCTGGCCGGTGAACCGCTGGTACGGCCCTTTTTCCGCCATTATGGCCGTTTCTTTCTGCTCTCCGAGCAAGACCTCGATAAAGCCCTTAATGCGTTTACCACCCATGGCGAGATTATCGTGTTGGGTGGCCGTGTGATCCCGATCATTCGCAGCCTGATTTCGTTGCCGGCTGGTATGAATCGCATGCCGCTGAGCCGGTTTTTGCTCTTTACCACCATTGGTTCGACGATCTGGACATCGCTGCTGACTATTGGCGGCGTCATTCTTGGCGCCAACTGGGAATTTGTAATTGAGATCGTTGATCAGTATCAGAAGCTGGTGCTGGTGGCACTGGCCATCGCTGTAGTAGTTTTCGTTGTGCAGCGACTCCGCGGTTTGCGCAAGCCGATGCTGCCCCAGAGTGAGTAA
- a CDS encoding LrgB family protein: protein MDERIFSIWVYLAQTPLLWLTATIAVYRLMTVISRRLGSSPLLNPVLLSIVTIVSILLLTNTPYATYFDGAQFVHFLLGPATVALAIPLYEAERTLRRIFWPALTGLVVGSATGIAAAVLSGRLFGLSDVTLRSLAPKSITTPIAMGIAEQLGGLPSLTAVIVIVTGMVGALLGWELLGLAGVRDDGERGFALGLASHGLGTARSLQFSSEAGALAGLAMGLNGAMTSLLAPVLTHWLGL from the coding sequence ATGGATGAACGAATCTTTTCAATCTGGGTCTACCTCGCTCAAACCCCATTGCTCTGGCTAACGGCAACGATTGCCGTCTATCGCCTGATGACAGTAATCAGCCGTCGCCTCGGCTCATCCCCGTTGTTGAATCCAGTTTTGTTGTCAATTGTAACGATAGTAAGTATCCTGCTACTGACCAATACTCCCTACGCAACCTATTTTGACGGGGCGCAATTCGTTCACTTTCTGCTGGGGCCGGCAACAGTTGCACTGGCGATCCCGCTCTACGAAGCGGAACGAACGCTACGCAGAATCTTCTGGCCGGCCCTGACCGGGCTGGTCGTTGGCTCGGCAACCGGGATTGCGGCGGCAGTATTGAGCGGAAGGCTTTTCGGTTTATCAGACGTAACTCTACGTTCATTAGCTCCCAAATCGATCACAACCCCAATTGCAATGGGCATCGCCGAGCAGTTGGGTGGACTGCCATCGCTGACAGCAGTGATCGTGATCGTCACCGGGATGGTAGGGGCGCTCCTGGGCTGGGAGTTGCTGGGTCTGGCCGGAGTTCGCGACGATGGTGAACGTGGCTTCGCACTTGGCCTGGCCTCACACGGCCTCGGTACTGCGCGGTCGTTGCAATTCAGCAGCGAAGCCGGTGCGCTGGCTGGCCTGGCAATGGGGCTTAATGGCGCAATGACATCATTGCTGGCACCGGTGCTTACGCACTGGCTGGGGCTTTAG
- a CDS encoding PAS domain-containing protein → MIEPSLHPLKQQLDVSDPLAALKAEVTRLRLQNHFLRTVVNEMTSGVIVADAQPDYPITFVNRAFCTITGYAPEEVIGRHCLFLQGPGTDQAAVTRICEAIAAARPVHERLLNYRKDGQPFWSQIAISPVRDDQGRVTAFIGLQTDVTAQVLVEQALAEREQLLRAVGKMAQIGGWELDLVTQRMVWSEEMFAIHELPIGEPPTPDVALWFYPPEVHHLVREAFERCLATGAEWDIELPFRTARGQSRWVRSIGQPVWEDGQIRKLRGTFQDITRSKENELALRASEQRYRMLADMLPGTIVFMFDTGLRLTLVAGADLKRLGIDAARFEGQCLTDLFDEPHRSVLLPLCYQALLGQSSRIDYTFRGEIFDTSIMPIERASGQISGGLIVGRNITAERQITADLLRAKEAAERTERAQAAFLSAISHEMRTPLNAVIASAELLLTDTLTPSQRSLIETIRIGGEALLALVNNVLDLSKIEAGRVEIAAEPTDVRAIVHAVLNLFKREADQKGLLIEAVIDPHLPALIVSDPARLRQMLMNLVSNAIRFTDRGGVLITASVIGMATDHPQVEIAVRDTGTGISAQQRSHLFQPFNHVDNDQTRQSGAGLGLAISAQLAHLMGGELTVAGQPGQGSTFTVTLPLQPVAYSPPVTAGQSVASGQSAVLRVLVAEDNEINQQVVLRLLQALGHQVTIVANGVEAVQKVQQQSFDVILMDVQMPEMDGEEATRRIRALGNQIQQPRIIALTVYALADVRERCLAAGMDGFLTKPVRLQDLRNALSTNPVPSQPSTVNTWQSDPVIDWTVFGELLTALVDQQPEIVTRTLALIQHEFQQQLDQLRVSIARGDVEQVQRLAHRLKGSARQIGAVRVAHAAKALEHAATARMQLEPLFDALQYAVTETLRLFAESQSRHENHR, encoded by the coding sequence GTGATCGAACCTTCTCTTCACCCGCTAAAACAACAGCTTGATGTTTCTGACCCATTGGCAGCCCTAAAAGCAGAAGTGACACGTTTGCGGTTGCAGAATCACTTCCTGCGCACGGTGGTCAACGAAATGACCAGCGGTGTGATTGTGGCTGATGCGCAACCCGATTACCCTATTACCTTCGTCAACCGGGCTTTCTGCACCATCACCGGCTATGCTCCAGAAGAGGTGATTGGTCGTCATTGTCTCTTCTTGCAGGGGCCAGGTACTGATCAGGCTGCCGTGACTCGGATCTGTGAAGCCATCGCTGCCGCGCGTCCTGTTCACGAACGTCTGCTCAATTACCGTAAAGATGGTCAACCTTTCTGGAGTCAGATTGCGATCAGTCCGGTTCGTGATGATCAGGGGCGGGTGACGGCTTTCATCGGCTTGCAAACAGACGTGACGGCGCAGGTGCTGGTTGAGCAAGCGCTGGCTGAACGTGAACAGTTGTTGCGCGCAGTGGGTAAGATGGCTCAGATCGGGGGATGGGAGCTTGATCTGGTCACGCAACGCATGGTCTGGTCGGAAGAGATGTTTGCGATTCATGAGTTGCCGATAGGCGAGCCTCCGACACCAGATGTTGCTTTGTGGTTTTATCCCCCGGAAGTACACCATCTTGTGCGCGAAGCCTTTGAACGCTGCCTTGCAACCGGTGCCGAATGGGATATTGAATTGCCGTTTCGTACCGCACGTGGCCAGTCCCGTTGGGTGCGCTCTATTGGCCAGCCGGTCTGGGAAGATGGTCAGATTCGTAAGCTACGGGGTACGTTTCAAGATATTACTCGCAGCAAAGAGAACGAACTGGCACTGCGAGCAAGTGAGCAGCGGTATCGCATGCTGGCCGATATGTTGCCGGGTACTATCGTGTTCATGTTCGATACCGGCCTGCGGCTGACTCTGGTTGCCGGGGCTGATCTCAAGCGGCTTGGCATCGATGCAGCCCGATTTGAAGGTCAGTGTCTGACCGATCTCTTCGATGAACCTCATCGCTCGGTACTACTACCGCTCTGTTATCAGGCTCTTCTCGGCCAATCATCACGCATTGACTACACGTTCCGTGGGGAAATCTTCGACACGTCGATTATGCCGATTGAACGTGCTTCAGGTCAGATAAGCGGTGGTTTGATTGTGGGCCGTAATATCACGGCAGAGCGGCAGATTACCGCCGATCTTTTGCGGGCGAAAGAGGCTGCGGAACGGACCGAACGAGCACAAGCGGCGTTTTTGTCGGCAATCAGCCATGAAATGCGCACACCGCTCAATGCGGTGATCGCCAGCGCTGAGCTGTTGCTAACCGATACCTTAACCCCGTCGCAGCGCTCATTGATCGAAACAATACGAATTGGCGGCGAGGCTCTGCTAGCGCTGGTGAATAATGTACTCGATCTCTCGAAGATCGAAGCGGGCCGGGTGGAAATTGCTGCCGAACCAACCGATGTGCGCGCTATCGTGCACGCAGTGCTTAATCTGTTCAAGCGAGAAGCCGATCAGAAAGGTCTCCTGATCGAAGCAGTGATTGATCCACACCTGCCAGCACTCATTGTCAGTGATCCGGCTCGCTTGCGCCAGATGTTGATGAATCTGGTGAGTAATGCAATCAGGTTCACCGACCGCGGTGGCGTCCTGATCACGGCCAGTGTGATAGGGATGGCTACTGATCATCCCCAGGTGGAAATTGCCGTTCGAGATACCGGTACCGGTATCTCGGCCCAACAGCGTAGCCACCTGTTTCAGCCTTTCAATCACGTTGATAATGATCAAACTCGACAAAGCGGCGCTGGCTTAGGGCTGGCAATCAGCGCTCAGTTGGCACATTTGATGGGCGGTGAATTAACGGTTGCTGGTCAGCCGGGGCAGGGTTCAACGTTCACGGTAACGCTACCGCTTCAGCCGGTAGCGTACTCGCCGCCGGTGACCGCAGGACAGTCGGTAGCGAGTGGACAATCGGCAGTCCTGCGGGTGTTGGTTGCTGAAGACAACGAAATTAATCAGCAGGTGGTGCTTCGTCTCCTTCAGGCGCTGGGGCATCAGGTTACGATTGTGGCGAACGGCGTTGAGGCCGTGCAGAAAGTGCAGCAACAATCATTTGATGTCATCTTGATGGATGTCCAGATGCCGGAAATGGATGGGGAAGAGGCTACGCGCCGGATTCGGGCATTGGGCAACCAGATTCAGCAACCGCGCATTATTGCCCTGACGGTGTATGCGTTAGCCGATGTACGCGAACGTTGCCTGGCAGCCGGGATGGATGGTTTTCTTACTAAACCGGTACGTCTGCAAGATTTACGCAATGCGTTGTCTACGAACCCTGTGCCATCCCAACCGTCAACTGTCAATACCTGGCAGAGTGATCCCGTCATCGACTGGACGGTATTTGGTGAACTATTGACAGCTCTCGTTGATCAACAACCTGAGATCGTAACCAGAACCCTGGCGCTCATTCAACACGAATTTCAACAGCAACTTGACCAACTGCGTGTTTCGATTGCGCGTGGTGATGTCGAACAGGTGCAGCGATTGGCCCATCGGCTTAAAGGCAGTGCGCGGCAGATCGGAGCAGTACGGGTAGCACACGCGGCAAAAGCTCTCGAACATGCAGCAACGGCACGGATGCAGCTCGAACCGCTTTTTGATGCTCTGCAATACGCGGTTACCGAGACGCTCAGACTATTTGCGGAGAGCCAGAGCCGACACGAAAATCACCGTTGA
- the glgX gene encoding glycogen debranching protein GlgX, whose translation MHITDIWPGLPYPLGATWDGEGVNFAIFSAHATRVELCLFDSPTAPREAVRIALPERTDDVWHGYIPGLRPGQLYGYRVHGPYLPQQGHRFNPHKLLIDPYARALCGELTWDKANYGYRVDSPYGDLTIGKRDSAPYIPRSVVIDPTFDWGDDRHPNIPLADSVIYELHVKGFTRLHPEVPENLRGTYAGLASPAVIDYLKQLGVTAVELLPVHAFITDQFLADRGLTNYWGYQPINYFSPEPRYASQSDPQAQVNEFKAMVKALHAAGIEVIIDVVYNHTGEGNHLGPTLSFRGIDNVAYYRLVPDQPRYYLDDTGTGNSLDLNHPRTLQLVLDSLRYWVTEMHVDGFRFDLARTLARGPAGSDLPSPFFTAVRQDPVLSRVKLIAEPWDVGFDGYWVGRFPAPWAEWNGRYRDTVRCFWKGDPGQAADFASRFMGSMDLYHHNGRRPYHSINFVTAHDGFTLRDLVSYNEKHNEANGEDNRDGDSHNNSWNCGVEGPTDDPDIRALRLRQMMNFIATLFLSQGTPMLLAGDERGRTQQGNNNAYCQDNPISWVDWEPDSEAEVLLAFTQRLIGFRREHPVLRRRRFFVGHLGNAEYDVEWLSPDGQEVSPELWQHPELRCIGVLLNGAVIDDRNERGESMRDDVLLVLINAGDEPVPFILPDWPDDASWHVVIDTARPDLTTPLPVTDQMYQIQPRALAVLIEKVSVAPPVQIEPAAK comes from the coding sequence ATGCATATTACCGACATCTGGCCGGGTCTACCATATCCGCTTGGCGCGACGTGGGACGGTGAGGGGGTAAACTTCGCTATCTTCTCAGCCCATGCCACGCGCGTCGAGTTGTGTCTGTTTGATAGTCCAACGGCACCTCGTGAAGCGGTACGTATCGCCTTGCCAGAACGTACGGATGATGTCTGGCACGGCTACATTCCCGGTTTGCGACCTGGTCAGCTCTACGGTTATCGCGTCCACGGCCCGTATCTGCCACAACAGGGGCATCGCTTTAATCCACATAAGCTGTTGATCGATCCTTACGCCCGTGCTCTCTGCGGCGAATTGACCTGGGATAAGGCAAACTATGGCTACCGCGTTGATAGTCCATACGGTGATCTGACCATCGGTAAGCGGGATAGCGCACCGTATATCCCACGTTCGGTAGTTATCGATCCCACCTTCGATTGGGGCGATGATCGCCATCCCAATATTCCTTTGGCCGACTCGGTTATCTACGAGCTGCATGTCAAAGGCTTCACCAGGCTTCACCCAGAAGTACCCGAAAATCTGCGTGGGACCTACGCCGGTCTGGCATCGCCGGCAGTTATTGACTATCTCAAGCAATTAGGGGTGACAGCGGTTGAACTCTTGCCGGTCCATGCCTTCATTACCGATCAGTTCCTGGCTGATCGTGGTCTGACCAACTATTGGGGGTATCAGCCGATCAACTATTTCAGCCCGGAGCCGCGCTATGCCAGTCAGTCCGATCCGCAGGCACAGGTGAATGAGTTCAAGGCAATGGTTAAGGCACTCCACGCCGCCGGGATTGAAGTCATTATCGACGTGGTCTACAACCATACCGGTGAAGGTAATCACCTGGGGCCGACGCTGAGCTTTCGCGGGATTGACAACGTGGCCTATTACCGCCTCGTTCCCGATCAACCGCGTTACTACCTTGACGACACCGGTACCGGCAATAGCCTTGACCTGAACCATCCACGCACGCTTCAGTTAGTGCTCGACTCATTGCGTTATTGGGTCACTGAGATGCATGTTGATGGGTTCCGGTTTGATCTTGCCCGTACCCTTGCCCGTGGCCCGGCCGGTTCTGACCTGCCCAGTCCCTTCTTCACGGCTGTTCGCCAGGACCCGGTGCTCTCGCGGGTGAAACTGATCGCCGAACCGTGGGATGTTGGTTTTGATGGCTATTGGGTAGGTCGCTTTCCGGCACCCTGGGCAGAATGGAATGGTCGTTACCGCGATACCGTGCGCTGCTTCTGGAAGGGTGATCCCGGTCAGGCCGCCGATTTTGCCTCGCGTTTTATGGGATCGATGGATCTCTACCATCACAATGGCCGTCGTCCATATCATTCCATCAATTTCGTGACGGCGCACGATGGCTTCACCTTGCGCGATCTGGTGTCGTACAACGAAAAGCATAATGAAGCCAACGGTGAAGATAATCGTGATGGCGATAGCCACAACAACTCGTGGAATTGTGGGGTAGAGGGGCCAACCGATGACCCCGACATTCGGGCGTTGCGACTGCGACAAATGATGAACTTTATCGCTACGCTCTTTCTGTCACAGGGCACCCCGATGTTACTGGCCGGTGATGAGCGTGGGCGAACCCAACAAGGAAATAACAACGCCTATTGTCAGGACAACCCGATCTCGTGGGTTGACTGGGAACCCGACTCAGAAGCCGAGGTGTTACTTGCGTTTACTCAACGCCTGATCGGCTTTCGTCGTGAACATCCGGTGTTGCGTCGCCGTCGCTTCTTCGTTGGCCATCTCGGTAACGCCGAATACGATGTTGAGTGGCTCAGTCCTGATGGTCAGGAGGTTAGTCCAGAGTTGTGGCAACATCCTGAATTGCGTTGTATTGGCGTCTTACTCAATGGTGCGGTTATCGATGATCGCAACGAACGCGGCGAATCGATGCGTGATGATGTGTTACTGGTATTGATCAATGCCGGCGATGAGCCGGTACCATTCATTCTGCCCGACTGGCCAGACGATGCAAGCTGGCATGTAGTTATCGATACGGCCCGGCCTGACCTTACCACACCGCTACCGGTAACCGATCAAATGTATCAAATTCAACCGCGGGCACTGGCAGTCTTGATCGAAAAGGTGTCTGTTGCACCGCCGGTACAGATCGAGCCGGCAGCGAAATAG
- a CDS encoding CidA/LrgA family protein, whose product MVDAILGLLLCQLIGEIVSRALNLPVPGPVVGMLLLFTVLRWQGKVPAPLETTAHNILAHLPLLFVPAGVGVIVHLPLLSREGAPLLAAIVVSTMVTLLVTGLTIRLLRNRKG is encoded by the coding sequence GTGGTTGATGCCATTTTGGGACTGTTGCTTTGCCAGCTTATCGGCGAAATCGTGAGTCGCGCGCTTAATTTACCGGTTCCCGGCCCAGTTGTCGGTATGCTCCTCTTATTCACCGTATTACGCTGGCAAGGCAAGGTGCCAGCACCGCTTGAAACAACTGCTCATAACATCCTGGCCCATCTGCCGCTACTGTTTGTCCCTGCCGGTGTAGGCGTGATCGTCCATCTGCCATTACTCAGTCGCGAGGGGGCGCCACTGCTGGCAGCGATTGTTGTCTCAACGATGGTAACGCTGTTAGTAACCGGTTTGACCATTCGCCTTCTGCGCAATCGAAAGGGTTAG
- a CDS encoding sensor histidine kinase, translated as MVTDQEARLNQLSPLTVTERELCCTLAPLLPTAKWLVIGPTTWTIVDGAAQPTPFWPLPTTATPLGVAFATDGADNLDGFWMPLTSHGRTVGGLILLSDTSISSSLINQLALLVEGIYVRRMAIRQVIWQHLLAQINVRYAAGEERFALLSEVLSRSLGLVPQAMTKAQVTIPYTFEHQGEPYGRSRPFWPDEVHFIELALAIAHPAVTRSRVLGLAAAGIAHDLNNLLTVILGRAQLLELDAIDEQISDLQMIETAAETGAGSARRLQRFAQLDHIAAHPVDLATVAFAAVAMARRALAQPDHVQVVVNLPVLPSVAGDESLLHTALTGLIVSAAQELPAGSIITVSGGADGDNAWIEVIDPALPPNTDLRALSGQTRRAHTLELAIARQVARVHHGHLRIEPDLSGGTRVQLIIPRWKQENGREYAGLETPQP; from the coding sequence TTGGTCACAGATCAGGAAGCCAGGTTGAACCAGCTCTCGCCCCTTACGGTTACTGAACGTGAGTTGTGTTGTACATTGGCTCCGCTGCTACCGACAGCAAAGTGGCTTGTGATTGGGCCAACGACCTGGACGATTGTCGATGGTGCTGCCCAACCAACCCCATTTTGGCCGTTGCCGACAACAGCGACGCCTCTGGGCGTCGCCTTTGCTACCGATGGAGCCGATAACCTTGATGGCTTCTGGATGCCGCTGACATCGCATGGGCGTACCGTTGGCGGTCTGATTCTGTTATCTGACACCTCAATATCGTCGTCGCTGATCAACCAGCTTGCCTTGCTGGTTGAAGGTATCTATGTCCGCCGAATGGCAATTCGCCAGGTTATCTGGCAACATTTGCTTGCTCAGATTAACGTGCGCTATGCTGCTGGTGAAGAGCGATTTGCATTACTGAGTGAAGTGTTATCGCGTAGCCTGGGGCTTGTCCCACAAGCAATGACAAAGGCGCAGGTGACCATTCCGTACACCTTTGAACATCAAGGGGAACCGTATGGGCGCTCACGACCATTTTGGCCTGACGAGGTGCACTTCATCGAGCTGGCGCTGGCAATTGCCCATCCGGCGGTTACTCGATCACGGGTGTTGGGTCTGGCAGCCGCCGGCATTGCCCACGATCTGAACAACCTGCTGACAGTGATTCTTGGTCGTGCCCAACTCCTCGAACTCGATGCAATTGACGAGCAGATCAGCGATCTGCAGATGATCGAAACCGCCGCTGAAACCGGCGCCGGCAGTGCCCGTCGTTTGCAACGGTTCGCCCAGCTTGATCACATTGCTGCACATCCGGTAGACCTGGCGACAGTTGCTTTCGCCGCTGTAGCAATGGCCCGGCGTGCACTCGCGCAACCGGATCATGTTCAGGTAGTCGTGAACCTGCCCGTTTTGCCATCGGTAGCCGGCGATGAGAGCCTGCTTCATACAGCGCTGACTGGTCTCATTGTCTCGGCTGCACAGGAATTGCCGGCTGGCAGTATCATCACAGTCAGTGGCGGTGCTGATGGCGATAACGCCTGGATCGAGGTTATCGATCCTGCGCTACCCCCAAACACCGATCTCCGGGCGTTGTCAGGCCAAACGCGCCGTGCCCACACACTGGAACTGGCAATTGCACGTCAGGTTGCCCGTGTTCACCATGGTCATTTACGGATTGAACCCGATCTGTCGGGAGGTACCCGTGTCCAGTTGATAATCCCGCGCTGGAAGCAAGAGAACGGAAGAGAATATGCAGGCCTGGAAACTCCGCAACCGTGA
- a CDS encoding YkgJ family cysteine cluster protein, whose product MECRVGCGACCIAPSISSPIPGMPNGKPAGVRCVQLTADNRCALYGKPERPAVCVSLRPHPDMCGRNAQEALRLLTALELMTQPEK is encoded by the coding sequence ATGGAGTGTCGAGTTGGTTGTGGCGCATGTTGCATTGCACCCTCAATCTCGTCGCCAATTCCTGGGATGCCGAACGGTAAACCGGCTGGTGTGCGCTGTGTGCAGTTAACTGCTGATAACCGGTGTGCCCTGTACGGCAAACCAGAACGTCCAGCGGTATGTGTGAGCCTGCGTCCACACCCCGATATGTGTGGCCGTAACGCTCAAGAGGCGCTGCGGCTACTGACGGCGCTCGAATTAATGACCCAACCTGAAAAATAA
- the der gene encoding ribosome biogenesis GTPase Der — protein sequence MTKPIVAIVGRPNVGKSTFFNRLIGERRAIVEDLPGTTRDRLYGDTFWNGREFTVVDTAGVLFGGEDPNLPEAEIARRTRAQAEHAIAEADAIIFIVDGRDGLTAADSDVADVLRTTSKPVVLAVNKCDSQERMLDAVEFYALNLGEPIPMSAFHGLGTGDVLDRLTEYLPPKTFTQEEERHLRIAIVGRPNVGKSSLLNRLLGQERSVVSSIPGTTRDPIDTTITYHGEPITLIDTAGIRRAGKIERGIEKYSVLRTLRAIERCDVALLLIDATEGVTAQDTHIAGMVVEAKKGLILVVNKWDAIEKDSHTYYAFQDQVREAFKFVDYAPIVFVSALTGQRVSHLLDYAREVYVQRQKRVPTSELNNFLREVMLQQPPMAVKKGAHLRLYYAVQPQTEPPVFLFFANDGELVHWSYARYLENRLRERYGFQGTPIVIVFRSRERKEER from the coding sequence ATGACAAAACCGATTGTGGCCATTGTTGGCCGCCCAAACGTTGGTAAATCGACATTTTTCAACCGCTTAATTGGCGAGCGGCGCGCGATTGTCGAGGACCTGCCCGGCACGACGCGCGACCGTCTCTATGGTGATACCTTTTGGAATGGGCGCGAGTTCACCGTCGTCGATACGGCAGGTGTCCTCTTCGGTGGTGAAGATCCGAACCTGCCCGAAGCCGAGATTGCCCGTCGTACCCGTGCTCAGGCTGAACACGCGATTGCTGAGGCAGACGCGATCATCTTTATTGTTGACGGTCGTGACGGTCTGACTGCCGCTGATTCTGATGTTGCCGACGTGTTACGCACCACGTCGAAACCGGTTGTGCTGGCCGTCAACAAGTGTGACAGTCAGGAACGCATGCTCGATGCGGTTGAGTTTTATGCGCTCAATCTTGGCGAACCGATCCCGATGAGCGCATTTCATGGCCTGGGAACGGGGGATGTGCTCGACCGCCTGACCGAGTATCTGCCGCCAAAGACCTTTACCCAAGAGGAAGAGCGCCATCTACGGATTGCGATTGTCGGTCGACCAAATGTAGGCAAGTCTTCGCTGCTGAACCGTCTGCTCGGTCAAGAGCGCAGCGTCGTAAGCTCGATTCCAGGTACTACACGCGATCCTATCGATACCACCATTACCTATCACGGTGAACCGATTACACTGATCGATACTGCCGGTATTCGGCGGGCCGGAAAGATCGAGCGTGGTATTGAGAAATATAGCGTGCTGCGCACATTGCGGGCAATTGAACGATGCGACGTAGCGCTGCTGCTGATCGATGCGACTGAAGGGGTAACAGCCCAGGATACCCACATTGCCGGTATGGTGGTTGAGGCCAAGAAAGGCTTGATCCTGGTCGTCAATAAGTGGGACGCCATTGAGAAAGACTCGCATACCTACTACGCATTCCAGGATCAGGTTCGCGAGGCATTTAAGTTTGTCGATTATGCACCGATTGTTTTTGTGTCGGCATTGACCGGTCAGCGCGTCTCGCACCTGCTCGACTATGCGCGTGAAGTGTATGTCCAGCGGCAGAAGCGAGTGCCGACCAGCGAGCTGAACAACTTCTTGCGGGAAGTGATGTTGCAACAGCCACCGATGGCGGTCAAGAAGGGAGCACATCTGCGCCTGTACTATGCAGTGCAACCACAAACCGAGCCGCCGGTTTTTCTCTTCTTTGCCAACGATGGTGAGTTAGTCCACTGGTCGTATGCTCGCTACCTCGAAAATCGTTTGCGCGAACGTTATGGTTTTCAGGGCACGCCAATCGTGATCGTGTTCCGTTCGCGTGAACGAAAAGAGGAACGTTGA
- a CDS encoding NUDIX hydrolase — translation MQAWKLRNREIVLHQPPFLTVERHHIELPDGRDIPNWQWIITPEYVNVAAITVDQRFVLFRQEKYAVEGLSLAPVGGYLEPGEDPLLAAQRELREESGYVASEWECLGRYAVDGNRGAGVAHLFLARQATFVGKGESDDLEAQELVLLSIDDVQQALAAGEFKVLAWATVIALALLRLQR, via the coding sequence ATGCAGGCCTGGAAACTCCGCAACCGTGAAATTGTATTGCATCAACCGCCATTTCTGACGGTTGAACGTCATCATATCGAATTACCTGATGGGCGTGACATTCCTAACTGGCAGTGGATCATTACGCCAGAATATGTGAATGTGGCAGCGATCACCGTTGACCAGCGGTTTGTCCTGTTTCGGCAAGAGAAGTATGCAGTGGAAGGGCTTTCATTGGCACCGGTAGGCGGCTATCTCGAACCTGGCGAGGATCCACTGCTGGCCGCCCAACGCGAATTACGGGAAGAGAGCGGCTACGTTGCATCGGAATGGGAATGTCTGGGGCGCTATGCGGTTGATGGCAACCGGGGTGCTGGAGTTGCGCACCTCTTCCTCGCCCGCCAGGCGACGTTTGTCGGCAAAGGCGAGAGCGATGATCTCGAAGCCCAAGAACTGGTGTTATTATCAATAGATGATGTGCAGCAGGCACTAGCCGCCGGTGAGTTTAAGGTACTGGCCTGGGCAACCGTCATCGCGCTGGCCCTGCTGCGTTTGCAGAGGTGA